The following DNA comes from Anopheles coustani chromosome 2, idAnoCousDA_361_x.2, whole genome shotgun sequence.
cgcgaaagtgagatgcagacaatttcgacaatttctaccttgagcttagatagcaatagcgaagatgccgagcgaagcgagcgccaaagtaagatgcacaatttctacgcgtcgaaatttcccctaagcgtcgaaatttccccttaaccgctgtgctgttgctaagggaaaccaaataccgtatgcgtgataatgtttgcaccaccgtgtataccataccgtatgcgtaataatgtttgcaccatcgtagtaaaatagttcccgttttctctgggcatacaaaacgaaatgaaacgttttcgtgattttggggacaatttcgaatcgaacattgcatttactcttgggaaaggtggttcttcaacgtgatgaaaataaccaacgcagaataaaaataaccaacgcaaaataaaactacatccataaggttgggcccagtaaacgggccttttaccgggccctgcaaacgggccgtgttaccgggccacgtaagcgggtcctgttaacgggtcgtgacaccgggccatgtaaacgggtcctgtaaatgggcaatgtaACCGGGCTCTGTAAATGGGCCGcgttaccgccgtttaccgggccctgtaaacgggccgtgttaccgggccctgtaaacaggCCGTGCTaccgggctctgtaaacgaGCTGTGTTACTGGGCCCTGTAAAAGGGCCGtcttaccgccgtttaccgggccctgtaaactaGCCGTGTTAcagggctctgtaaacgggccgtgttaccgggccctgtaaacgggccgtgttaccgggccctgtgaccgggtccagtcaacgggtcctataaacgggtcctgtaaacgtgcactgtaacctggccctgtaacctggccctgtaaacgggccgtgttaccgggacctgtcaacgggccctggaaccgggacctgtaactgggccgtgtaaccgggccgttttacctagtccactctaaaattactgttacaccatgccatgagcttagatagcaatagcattgAAAGTGAGTGAAGGGAgcgcgaaagtgagatgcagacaatttcgacaatttctaccttgagcttagatagcaatagcgaagatgccgagcgaagcgagcgccaaagtaagatgcacaatttctacgcgtcgaaatttcccctaagcgtcgaaatttccccttaaccgctattctgttgctaagggaaaccaaataccgtatgcgtgataatgtttgcaccaccgtgtataccataccgtatgcgtaataatgtttgcaccatcgtagtaaaatagttcccgttgtctctgggcatacaaaacgaaatgaaacgttttcgtgattttggggacaatttcgaatcgaacattgcatttactcttgggaaTGGTGGTTCttcaacgtgatgaaaataaccaacgcagaataaaaataaccaacgcaaaataaaactacatccataaggttgggcccagtaaacgggccttttaccgggccctgcaaacgggccacgtaagcgggtcctgttaacgggtcgtgacaccgggccatgtaaacgggtcctgtaaatgggcaatttaaccgggctctgtaaacgggccgtgttaccaccGTTTACCgagccctgtaaacgggccgtgttaccgggccatgtaaacgggtcctgtaaattgttcgtgttaccgggccctgtaaccggaaccagtcaacgggccgtgttaccgggccctgtaaacaggCCGTGCTaccgggctctgtaaacgaGCTGTGTTACTGGGCCCTGTAAAAGGGCCGtcttaccgccgtttaccgggccctgtaaattggccgtgttacagggctctgtaaacgggccgtgttaccgggccctgtaaacgggccgtgttaccgggcactgtgaccgggtccagtcaacgggtcctgtaaacgggccctgtaaacgtgcactgtaacctggccctgtaaacgggccgtgttaccgggccctgtaaacgggccgtgttaccaggacCTGCCAACGGGCCCtggaaccgggacctgtaactgggccgtgtaaccgggccgttttacctagtccactCTCAAATTACGCTTACACCATGccatgagcttagatagcaatagcattgAAAGCGAGTGAAGGGAGCACCAAAGcgagatgcagacaatttcgacaatttctaccttgagcttagatagcaatagcgaagatgccgagcgaagcgagcgccaaagtgagatgcacaatttcgacgcgtcgaaatttcccctaagcgtcgaaatttccccttaaccgctatgctgttgctaagggaaaccaaataccgtatgcgtgatgatgtttgcaccaccgtgtataccataccgtatgcgtaataatgtttgcacaatCGTAGTAAAATAGTTCCCATTTTCACTGGGcatacaaaacgaaatgaaacgtttttgtgattttggggacaatttagaatcgaacattgcatctactcttgggaaaggtggttcttcaacgtgatgaaaataaccaacgcagaataaaaataaccaacgcaaaataaaactacatccataaggttgggcccagtaaacgggccttttaccgggccctgcaaacgggccgtgttaccgggccacgtaagcgggtcctgttaacgggtcgtgacaccgggccatgtaaacgggtcctgtaaatgggcaatgtaaccgggctctgtaaatgggccgtgttaccgccgtttaccgggccctgtaaacgggccgtgttaccgggccatgtaaacgggtcctgtaaattgttcgtgttaccgggccctgtaaccgggaccagtcaacgggccgtgttaccgggctctgtaaacgaGCTGTGTTACTGGGCCCTGTAAAAGCGCCGtcttaccgccgtttaccgggccctgtaaattaGCCGTGTTAcagggctctgtaaacgggccgtgttaccgggccctgtaaacgggccgtgttaccgggtccagtcaacgggtcttataaacgggtcctgtaaacgtgcactgtaacctggccctgtaacctggccctgtaaacgggccgtgttaccgggacctgtcaacgggccctggaaccgggacctgtaactgggccgtgtaaccgggccgttttacctagttactcaaacagcacaagatgtgcgtcggctaggatttctctgacttgagctccaccaagcggtcgtgccgtagataaccttacttttccgctaactatttcaggaacctcgtgcactgctaaccatccgctTTGATGCGacaccgaactggaactgaaaCGATGCTGCTGGATTTGtcttgtaaaacgctgtattgACAGTTGTGGAAACGCAGCttcatttgtgttgttaaGAATTGACATTTGGCGGCAGTTGTTGGTAAACAAGTTCACGCGGGTCAGCTGGAATGTTTGGTTCCATTGTTTTGTAGTCGGTCGCACTTAAGTTTACAAAGTATTGCACGGGCATATTTTATCGACCCTAGCTCTATTTTTAAGCCACTGAAACATTTTGGCGATGGCTAGTAATGTCGTTGCAATAGGAAAAATTTGTCGTTATTGCCTCGGCCAAAATGCTTTAACATTGCTGTCGAAAACAGTAGATACAGCCTTTTCTCGCGAAGATGTGGAGTACTGTACCGGTATTAAGGTGGGTGCAACAAATTCCATTCGTTAGCTCtgtgcaaaatgttgttcatTTGGTTATGTTTTGCAGATAACGAACATCGAAGATATTACCATTTGCCACGAGTGCTGCGTGGCAATAAAGTATGCTGTGGACTTCCGTCGGACATGTTTAAACAATGATATCGTTTTTAAGAAGCTCGCTAACATAATTAACGGGAGTGCTAAGAGCAATATTACTATAACATGTCTTGCTACAGGACCTGCCGAAAGTGCCCCCCAACCTGTTGAATCCCCAGATGTCGTTTGGTGTGATGATGACATAATTCCACTGGACAACTCAGAATCAAATGATTCTACGTCACAGCCCGCGCCAAACGGAAATAGTAAGACTGTCCCTCGCGACGCATTAGAAAGGCCTACGAGCACAGAGATTGAAGTAATCGAGATCGTCGAACAACTCGAAGTAGAAACATTAGATGGTGATGATTCCGATTATTCCATGCCGTCTCTATATGGTGAAGCTATCCAAGAATCTATGAACAATCGATCGAAATACGAAGTTGGAAAGGAGAAAAGTACAGAATGCTCAACCGAAAGCGGCACCGAAAAGCAATCAACAGGAGATGGACgtaac
Coding sequences within:
- the LOC131263828 gene encoding zinc finger and BTB domain-containing protein 24-like, translated to MASNVVAIGKICRYCLGQNALTLLSKTVDTAFSREDVEYCTGIKITNIEDITICHECCVAIKYAVDFRRTCLNNDIVFKKLANIINGSAKSNITITCLATGPAESAPQPVESPDVVWCDDDIIPLDNSESNDSTSQPAPNGNSKTVPRDALERPTSTEIEVIEIVEQLEVETLDGDDSDYSMPSLYGEAIQESMNNRSKYEVGKEKSTECSTESGTEKQSTGDGRNKQKNWDSSTYWSKRSSLPPDSDDSDDSIVSLYTEWWAKFSDGQDVVYVDGTSSGKDGLCSICGLKTANAAHHEKRRHNAVKKLVCPHCPKRFAENFYLKEHINTRHERRILFTCEECGKGFVSQSALFYHTVNSHKKNAVHECKTCHRKLKSWDGYNKHLKEHSLSALKCEDCGKLFKTMVTLEKHKLRYHAE